The following coding sequences lie in one Rutidosis leptorrhynchoides isolate AG116_Rl617_1_P2 chromosome 4, CSIRO_AGI_Rlap_v1, whole genome shotgun sequence genomic window:
- the LOC139903912 gene encoding uncharacterized protein: protein MSIIHDDYEVEQKKQSAADVTFQYSNFVMACIGFQARPCDMRLHLMKEISGMPTSLKRETTQVAASSDAMGETSSSGTARLEKDDSFRAL from the exons ATGTCGATAATTCATGATGATTACGAG GTTGAGCAGAAGAAGCAAAGTGCTGCAGATGTTACATTTCAATATTCAAATTTTGTAATGGCTTGTATTGGATTTCAGGCCCGACCTTGTGACATGAGGCTGCATTTGATGAAG GAGATATCAGGGATGCCAACTTCGCTAAAGAGGGAGACGACCCAAGTAGCTGCATCTTCTGATGCAATGGGGGAAACTTCAAGTTCCGGTACTGCAAGACTTGAGAAGGACGACAGTTTTCGGGCCTTATAG